A genome region from Bradyrhizobium commune includes the following:
- a CDS encoding methyl-accepting chemotaxis protein, producing MALFGNPSIRSVLGAIIGILGLFLIGQLATGLFGAVERNSAAQKVERYAGTDQQLFTALLGFRIERGTFLSALVAEESANAGADDRIAANRQLSETAYKSVLERLDGVSDSRLAGVMGKFVALHDALMPLRTKAEALIHQPKAARDTKAADEFRKTAQDYLDAILALTIELENALKLTDPVVDHLLGVKQSAWAARNFGGLIAIRLEAAGAAAKPWTAADIVGAAEDTGRAKQAWSQVQDAASRTDAPASLTDVIARSKQGDAVAMIERQQGLIKALSNNQTIEIKGVELAKLNTAILNFYVEAGQAALAEMVARAGQQMVSAKWSLALNGGMMLVALAITLFGFILVSRRVSAPIRKLTQAMRSLAERDYAIDLAGIERGDEIGEMSRAVSVFKENMIAGDRLAEQQTAEQAKKERRQLAVERLIGEFEKTVTDSLHTLASASGELNATAQSMSSTAEQGSSKAASVASLSGDASSNVQTVAAATEELSASITEISRQVAESSSIAGAAASEADRTNAEVQALADAAQRIGDVVALITGIAEQTNLLALNATIEAARAGEAGRGFAVVASEVKNLATQTAKATEEITGQVAAIQGATKSSVTAIQSIGTTIQRVNEIAAAIAAAVEEQGAATREIARNVQQASQGTNEVSRHISGVSQAAGQTGAAAGEVLDSAKMLARLSDDLKRDVDRFVGDLRAA from the coding sequence ATGGCATTGTTTGGCAATCCCTCCATTCGTTCGGTTCTCGGCGCCATCATCGGCATCCTCGGCCTGTTCCTGATCGGGCAGCTCGCAACCGGACTTTTCGGCGCCGTCGAGCGCAACAGCGCGGCGCAGAAGGTCGAGCGCTATGCCGGCACGGACCAGCAGCTCTTCACGGCCCTGCTCGGTTTCCGGATCGAGCGTGGCACGTTCCTGTCGGCGCTGGTTGCGGAAGAGTCGGCCAATGCCGGTGCCGATGACCGCATCGCGGCCAATCGGCAATTGTCGGAAACGGCCTACAAGAGCGTGCTCGAACGCCTCGATGGCGTGTCCGATTCCCGCCTTGCCGGCGTCATGGGCAAGTTCGTTGCGCTCCATGATGCGCTGATGCCGCTGCGAACCAAGGCCGAAGCCCTGATCCACCAGCCAAAGGCTGCGCGCGACACGAAGGCGGCCGACGAGTTCCGGAAAACGGCGCAGGACTATCTCGACGCCATCCTCGCGCTGACCATCGAGCTGGAGAATGCGCTGAAGCTCACCGATCCCGTGGTCGATCATTTGCTGGGCGTCAAGCAGTCGGCCTGGGCCGCGCGCAATTTCGGCGGCCTCATCGCGATCCGTCTCGAGGCCGCGGGCGCCGCCGCAAAGCCCTGGACGGCTGCCGACATTGTCGGAGCAGCCGAGGATACCGGCCGTGCCAAGCAGGCCTGGAGCCAGGTTCAGGATGCAGCAAGCCGCACAGACGCCCCCGCGAGCCTCACCGACGTGATCGCGCGCTCGAAGCAGGGCGACGCCGTCGCCATGATCGAGCGCCAGCAGGGTCTCATCAAGGCACTGAGCAACAACCAGACGATCGAGATCAAGGGCGTGGAGCTTGCCAAGCTCAACACCGCCATCCTCAATTTCTACGTCGAGGCCGGCCAGGCCGCGCTCGCCGAAATGGTCGCCCGCGCCGGTCAGCAGATGGTTTCCGCGAAATGGAGCCTGGCGCTCAACGGCGGCATGATGCTGGTGGCGCTCGCCATCACATTGTTCGGCTTCATCCTCGTGAGCCGCCGCGTCAGCGCGCCGATCCGCAAGCTGACGCAGGCGATGCGCTCGCTCGCCGAGCGCGACTACGCGATCGATCTTGCCGGCATCGAGCGCGGCGACGAGATCGGGGAAATGTCGCGCGCGGTCTCCGTGTTCAAGGAGAACATGATCGCCGGCGACCGTCTCGCCGAACAGCAGACGGCGGAGCAGGCGAAGAAGGAGCGGCGCCAGCTCGCCGTCGAGCGGCTGATCGGCGAGTTCGAGAAGACCGTCACGGACTCGCTGCACACGCTGGCCTCGGCCTCGGGCGAATTGAACGCCACTGCGCAATCGATGTCGTCGACCGCCGAGCAGGGCTCGTCCAAGGCGGCCTCGGTCGCGAGCCTGTCGGGCGACGCCTCCTCCAACGTGCAGACGGTTGCGGCGGCCACCGAAGAGCTCTCCGCTTCGATCACCGAGATCAGCCGTCAGGTCGCGGAATCCTCCAGCATCGCCGGTGCCGCGGCCAGCGAAGCCGACCGCACCAATGCCGAAGTGCAGGCGCTGGCCGATGCCGCCCAGCGCATCGGCGACGTCGTCGCGCTGATCACGGGCATTGCCGAGCAGACCAATCTGCTCGCGCTCAACGCCACCATCGAGGCCGCGCGCGCCGGCGAGGCCGGACGCGGCTTTGCGGTGGTCGCCTCCGAAGTGAAGAACCTCGCCACCCAGACCGCGAAGGCGACCGAGGAGATCACCGGCCAGGTCGCCGCGATCCAGGGCGCGACCAAATCGTCGGTGACCGCGATCCAGTCGATCGGCACCACCATCCAGCGCGTCAACGAGATTGCGGCTGCGATCGCCGCCGCCGTCGAGGAGCAGGGCGCCGCGACCCGCGAGATCGCGCGCAATGTGCAGCAGGCCTCGCAAGGCACCAACGAAGTCTCGCGGCACATCTCCGGCGTGTCGCAAGCCGCCGGCCAGACCGGCGCTGCCGCCGGCGAAGTGCTGGACTCCGCCAAAATGCTGGCGCGTCTGTCCGACGACCTCAAGCGCGACGTCGACCGCTTCGTCGGCGATCTCAGGGCGGCGTAA
- a CDS encoding 3-oxoacyl-ACP reductase family protein — MSQKLDGKTALVTGGSRGIGAAIARRLAADGAKVAITYTKGADAAASLVKAIEGAGGKAIAIQADATNPKAVQAAVEKTVSALGKLDVLVNNAGTAIPKTFEETTLEELDQVINLNIRGVFVTTQAALKQMNNNGRIISIGSCVGERMMTPGLVPYSATKAAIRMFTQGLAREVGDRGITVNNVQPGPIDTDLNPASGDWATPQKAATALNRYGKVEEVAALVAFVASPEAAYITGANLTVDGGTNA; from the coding sequence ATGTCACAGAAACTGGACGGCAAGACGGCGCTCGTCACCGGCGGCTCCCGCGGAATCGGCGCGGCCATCGCCCGACGATTGGCTGCCGACGGCGCCAAGGTCGCCATCACCTACACCAAAGGCGCGGATGCGGCCGCTAGCCTCGTCAAGGCAATCGAAGGCGCCGGCGGCAAGGCCATCGCGATCCAGGCCGACGCCACCAACCCCAAGGCCGTTCAGGCCGCGGTCGAGAAGACCGTCAGCGCACTCGGCAAGCTCGACGTGCTCGTGAACAATGCCGGCACCGCGATCCCCAAGACGTTCGAGGAGACCACGCTGGAGGAACTCGACCAGGTCATCAACCTCAACATCCGCGGCGTGTTCGTCACCACGCAGGCCGCGCTGAAGCAGATGAACAACAACGGCCGCATCATCTCGATCGGCTCCTGCGTCGGCGAACGCATGATGACCCCGGGACTGGTGCCTTATTCGGCGACGAAGGCCGCCATCCGGATGTTCACGCAAGGGCTTGCGCGCGAGGTCGGCGATCGCGGCATCACGGTGAACAACGTGCAGCCCGGCCCGATCGACACCGACCTCAACCCTGCCTCCGGCGACTGGGCTACCCCGCAAAAAGCCGCGACGGCGCTCAACCGCTACGGCAAGGTCGAGGAGGTGGCCGCCCTGGTCGCTTTCGTCGCGAGCCCCGAGGCGGCCTACATCACGGGCGCGAACCTGACAGTGGATGGCGGCACCAACGCCTGA
- a CDS encoding TetR/AcrR family transcriptional regulator, with translation MRLWPLAIFGPIGLYSSMSHQPPVQLPRGRPRSFDVDAAVERAMGVFWSRGYHATALPDLLRATRLSRGSLYAAFGDKHSLFLRALDRYIADAVARMEVELAPHREPIDGLRAYLAGYVDRNSGANGRRGCLLVATAMELAGRDADVDRRIGSFFKTMEAMVADTLSRAKVTGRLADGVEPSSAARILVCFVEGLRVVGKTAPTRIISQATVDAFLDRFIR, from the coding sequence ATGCGGCTCTGGCCGCTTGCTATTTTTGGACCAATTGGTCTATATTCAAGCATGAGCCACCAGCCCCCCGTGCAGCTGCCCCGTGGCCGCCCGCGCAGCTTCGACGTGGACGCCGCTGTCGAACGCGCGATGGGTGTGTTCTGGTCGCGCGGCTATCACGCGACCGCGCTCCCGGACCTGCTTCGTGCGACGCGGCTCTCGCGCGGCAGCCTGTATGCCGCTTTCGGCGACAAGCACTCGCTGTTCCTGCGGGCGCTCGATCGTTACATCGCCGATGCCGTGGCGCGGATGGAGGTCGAACTCGCCCCCCACCGGGAGCCGATCGACGGCCTGCGGGCTTACCTTGCCGGCTATGTCGACCGCAACAGCGGTGCCAATGGTCGGCGCGGATGCCTGCTGGTCGCTACAGCCATGGAATTGGCTGGCCGTGATGCCGACGTTGATCGTCGGATCGGGAGTTTTTTCAAAACCATGGAGGCCATGGTCGCTGATACACTTTCCCGTGCGAAGGTAACGGGCAGGTTGGCCGATGGTGTCGAGCCTTCGAGTGCCGCCCGCATTCTGGTCTGTTTCGTCGAGGGCCTGCGGGTGGTCGGTAAAACGGCACCGACACGGATCATCTCGCAAGCCACCGTTGATGCTTTTCTCGACCGCTTCATCAGGTAG
- a CDS encoding DMT family transporter, which produces MSAIQIVCAVAVPLLWGYQFVAIKVGVMEFPPLFFLSLRFIAIALLLVPFVKRPTRQQFGPIAAISFFLGGLNFGLFYVGLGLGSGSMSAIAIQLATPFTVLLAWPLLAERPSLATSAGVVLAFAGVVVLAAEPGPSANALPLLLVVGAAFAFAVSNVLTKRYGPFDPLMLMGWSSLLTVPQVLLMSLLLEYGQRASLIAADERGWLALAYTIFIGGIVGFGLWFWLIARCSMGRVAPFGLLLPVFALMSSVLFLGDRVTPKLIVGAMLAISGVAMTQVRPRARPA; this is translated from the coding sequence ATGTCTGCTATCCAGATCGTCTGCGCGGTAGCAGTCCCCCTGCTCTGGGGTTATCAGTTCGTGGCCATCAAAGTGGGCGTTATGGAGTTTCCGCCTCTCTTCTTCCTTTCTCTGCGCTTCATAGCCATCGCATTGTTGCTTGTTCCTTTTGTCAAAAGGCCCACACGTCAACAGTTCGGCCCTATCGCAGCCATTTCGTTTTTCCTTGGTGGACTGAACTTCGGGCTCTTCTATGTTGGCCTCGGCCTCGGCTCGGGAAGCATGTCGGCCATCGCAATTCAACTCGCGACGCCCTTCACCGTCCTGTTGGCCTGGCCGCTGCTCGCGGAGCGGCCGTCGCTCGCCACCTCCGCCGGCGTGGTGCTGGCGTTCGCCGGCGTGGTTGTGCTGGCGGCGGAGCCGGGCCCGTCGGCAAATGCGCTTCCGCTGCTGCTGGTGGTCGGCGCCGCCTTCGCATTCGCGGTGTCCAACGTCCTGACCAAGCGCTACGGCCCGTTCGATCCGCTGATGTTGATGGGATGGTCGTCATTGCTGACGGTGCCGCAAGTGTTGTTGATGTCGTTGCTGCTCGAATACGGACAGCGGGCGAGCCTGATCGCGGCGGACGAACGCGGCTGGCTGGCGCTCGCCTACACGATCTTCATCGGGGGAATTGTCGGGTTCGGCCTCTGGTTCTGGCTGATCGCCCGCTGCTCGATGGGCCGCGTCGCGCCGTTCGGCCTGCTGCTTCCGGTGTTCGCCTTGATGTCGAGCGTGCTGTTCCTCGGCGATCGCGTGACCCCGAAGCTGATTGTCGGCGCGATGCTCGCGATCTCCGGCGTCGCCATGACGCAGGTCAGGCCACGCGCTCGACCAGCCTGA
- a CDS encoding bifunctional diguanylate cyclase/phosphodiesterase, with product MGASIRWTARMRALLRRWRGAPLTWLIVGGFVLMAATAIGTALTVDRFRQNAIESGRDSLDSAVRLLARHFDREFADFAVLQKSVIAELESRGIESAEIFRQEMSTLATHQVLRAKASAWSDVAGANVFDSEGVLINSSRRWPVADISVADRGYFNRLKNDPIAQEEVEVVPGRFGNGPAIVFARRVSGPHGEFIGMVSRAIAPEQLESFFASTGLGEGSSIAMYHQNGQLLARIPHVEAMIGQNYRIGSAEQKAVFERTFVTTKLTSPIDGTERIVASRLLSGEPLVIIATRSLDATLATWRTQTKFFVTVAVVSIALLVLTLTLTFRQMTRRISLEKQRLDTALNTMTQGLLMFDQDERLIVCNRRYIDMYGLSTDVVKPGAYFRDVIQHRADTGSFDGDVDSYCDGILGSVGQTHSAVVETADGRLIEIKNQPGTAGGWLATHDDVTERIRADERIAHMAHYDALTDLPNRVLMRGHLERRVAELAQGKPFAILYIDVDEFKGVNDSLGHEVGDELLRQVANRLRACVSGNDLVARLGGDEFAIVKSGTCDQAELSALAEQILKLLRMPVDCKGQEIATDASIGIAMAPDHGDNLDDLLKRADLAMYASKTEGRGTFRIFVPEYDAKARLRRQLELDLRQALVRGEFEVHYQPLVDLSANVVTGCEALLRWRHPERGMVSPADFIPVAEDTGQIGEIGEWVLKQACNEAASWPGDIHIAVNVSPVQFRSKTLALKVATALAESGLAPGRLELEITETVLIRDDEEALTILQQLRELGVRIALDDFGTGYSSLSYLHRFPFDKIKIDRSFISDIGEPEDSSPIVQAVVHMAAARHMATTAEGVETEAQREVLRQLGCSQMQGWLFSPAVPAAKLKQLLSKQAAAA from the coding sequence ATGGGCGCATCAATTCGATGGACCGCGCGGATGCGCGCGTTGCTTCGCCGTTGGCGGGGAGCGCCGCTGACGTGGCTGATCGTCGGCGGCTTCGTGCTGATGGCCGCGACGGCGATCGGCACCGCGCTCACCGTCGACCGCTTCCGCCAGAACGCCATCGAGAGCGGCCGCGACAGCCTGGACAGCGCAGTGCGGCTGCTCGCCCGTCATTTCGACCGCGAGTTCGCCGATTTCGCGGTGCTCCAGAAGAGCGTCATCGCGGAGCTCGAAAGCCGCGGCATCGAATCCGCCGAAATCTTCCGCCAGGAAATGAGCACGCTGGCGACGCACCAGGTGCTGCGCGCGAAAGCCAGCGCCTGGTCCGACGTTGCCGGCGCCAACGTGTTCGACTCCGAGGGCGTGCTGATCAACTCGTCGCGGCGCTGGCCGGTCGCCGACATCTCCGTCGCCGATCGCGGCTATTTCAACCGCCTCAAGAACGATCCGATCGCGCAGGAAGAGGTCGAGGTCGTGCCCGGCCGGTTCGGCAATGGGCCGGCGATCGTGTTCGCGCGGCGCGTCTCCGGCCCGCATGGCGAGTTCATCGGCATGGTCTCGCGGGCGATCGCGCCGGAGCAGCTCGAATCCTTCTTCGCCTCGACCGGCCTCGGCGAGGGCTCCTCGATCGCGATGTACCACCAGAACGGCCAGCTGCTCGCGCGCATTCCGCATGTCGAGGCGATGATCGGGCAGAATTACCGCATCGGCTCGGCGGAGCAGAAAGCCGTGTTCGAGCGCACCTTCGTCACGACGAAGCTCACAAGCCCGATCGACGGCACGGAGCGCATCGTCGCCTCGCGTCTGCTGAGCGGCGAGCCGCTGGTCATCATCGCGACCAGGTCGCTGGACGCGACGCTCGCCACCTGGCGCACGCAGACCAAATTCTTCGTCACCGTGGCGGTGGTCTCGATCGCCCTGCTCGTGCTCACGCTGACGCTGACCTTCCGCCAGATGACGCGCCGGATCTCGCTGGAGAAGCAGCGGCTCGACACCGCGCTCAACACGATGACGCAGGGCCTGTTGATGTTCGACCAGGACGAGCGGCTCATCGTCTGCAACCGCCGCTACATCGACATGTACGGGCTCTCGACCGACGTGGTGAAACCCGGCGCCTATTTCCGCGACGTGATCCAGCACCGCGCCGACACCGGCTCGTTCGACGGTGACGTCGACAGCTATTGCGACGGCATTTTGGGCAGCGTCGGGCAGACGCACAGCGCGGTCGTGGAGACCGCCGACGGCCGCCTGATCGAAATCAAGAACCAGCCCGGCACGGCCGGCGGCTGGCTCGCCACCCATGACGACGTCACCGAGCGCATCCGCGCCGACGAGCGCATCGCGCATATGGCGCATTACGACGCGCTGACCGACCTCCCCAACCGCGTGCTGATGCGCGGCCATCTGGAGCGCCGCGTCGCGGAGCTCGCCCAAGGCAAGCCGTTCGCGATCCTCTACATCGACGTCGACGAGTTCAAGGGCGTCAACGATTCGCTCGGCCACGAGGTCGGCGACGAGCTGCTGCGCCAGGTCGCCAACCGCCTGCGTGCCTGCGTCAGCGGCAACGATCTGGTGGCGCGGCTCGGCGGCGACGAGTTCGCGATCGTCAAGTCCGGCACCTGCGACCAGGCCGAATTGAGCGCGCTTGCCGAGCAGATCCTGAAGTTGCTGCGCATGCCGGTCGACTGCAAGGGCCAGGAGATTGCGACCGATGCCAGCATCGGCATCGCGATGGCGCCCGATCACGGCGACAATCTCGACGATCTGCTCAAGCGCGCCGATCTGGCGATGTACGCGTCAAAGACCGAAGGCCGCGGCACCTTCCGCATCTTCGTCCCCGAATACGACGCCAAGGCCAGGCTGCGCCGCCAGCTCGAGCTCGATCTGCGGCAGGCGCTGGTCCGCGGCGAGTTCGAGGTGCACTACCAGCCGCTGGTCGATCTCTCCGCCAATGTCGTCACCGGCTGCGAGGCGCTGCTGCGCTGGCGCCATCCCGAGCGTGGCATGGTCTCGCCCGCGGACTTCATTCCGGTTGCCGAAGACACCGGCCAGATCGGCGAGATCGGCGAATGGGTGCTGAAGCAGGCCTGCAACGAGGCCGCCTCCTGGCCCGGCGATATCCATATCGCCGTCAACGTCTCGCCAGTGCAGTTCCGCTCCAAGACGCTGGCGCTGAAGGTCGCCACCGCGCTCGCAGAATCGGGCCTGGCGCCCGGACGGCTCGAGCTCGAGATCACCGAGACCGTGCTGATCCGCGACGACGAGGAGGCATTGACCATCCTCCAGCAGCTGCGCGAGCTCGGCGTGCGCATCGCGCTCGACGATTTCGGCACCGGCTATTCGTCGCTGAGCTATCTGCACCGTTTCCCGTTCGACAAGATCAAGATCGACCGCAGCTTCATCAGCGACATCGGCGAGCCGGAAGATTCGTCCCCGATCGTCCAGGCCGTGGTGCACATGGCCGCCGCCCGCCACATGGCGACGACGGCGGAAGGCGTCGAGACCGAAGCCCAGCGCGAGGTGCTGCGCCAGCTCGGATGCAGCCAGATGCAGGGCTGGCTGTTCAGCCCGGCCGTGCCCGCGGCGAAGTTGAAGCAATTGCTGTCGAAGCAGGCGGCCGCGGCTTAA
- a CDS encoding SDR family NAD(P)-dependent oxidoreductase: MVGWVVLITGGLTGIGRAAAMAFAREGAIVVVTGRREDAGTELVKQLRTFGPDAEFIKADIRNEDDVRAMIDKTVARFGRLDVAVNNAGTEGTPGPVTAQTPETYAATFDTNVLGVLLCMKHELRAMQAQGFGNIVNISSTMGSRGAPNASLYVASKHAVEGLTKSGALEAAAFGVRVNAIAPGPVETAMLDRFTGSEDRKAGLLAGIPLRRAGKPEELAESILFLASDKASFITGQIVSVNGGRTAS, from the coding sequence ATGGTTGGGTGGGTCGTGCTGATCACCGGGGGACTGACGGGCATTGGTCGCGCCGCCGCGATGGCCTTTGCACGAGAAGGTGCCATCGTGGTCGTCACCGGGCGGCGCGAGGACGCCGGTACGGAGCTCGTCAAGCAACTCCGCACGTTCGGCCCGGACGCCGAATTCATCAAGGCCGACATCCGCAACGAAGATGACGTTCGCGCAATGATCGACAAGACCGTCGCGCGCTTCGGCCGTCTCGACGTCGCGGTCAACAACGCCGGTACCGAGGGAACGCCGGGACCGGTGACCGCGCAGACACCGGAAACCTATGCGGCAACCTTCGACACCAACGTGCTCGGCGTGCTGCTCTGCATGAAGCACGAGCTGCGTGCGATGCAGGCCCAGGGCTTTGGCAATATCGTCAACATCTCGTCGACGATGGGCAGTCGCGGCGCGCCCAACGCCTCGCTCTATGTCGCAAGCAAGCATGCCGTCGAAGGCCTGACTAAATCCGGAGCGCTCGAGGCAGCGGCCTTCGGCGTCCGCGTCAATGCCATCGCGCCCGGGCCGGTCGAGACCGCCATGCTCGATCGCTTCACCGGATCCGAAGATCGTAAAGCGGGGCTGCTCGCAGGAATCCCACTTCGCCGCGCCGGCAAGCCGGAAGAGCTGGCGGAGTCGATCCTGTTCCTGGCCTCGGACAAGGCTTCGTTCATCACCGGCCAGATCGTCAGCGTCAACGGCGGCAGAACCGCCAGCTGA
- a CDS encoding LysM peptidoglycan-binding domain-containing protein yields MITAIKAFIAFCLLAVAGTVLVIGPTELRRLLPGGTKTEVAVAAKPEAMPEIKPEPKAEAPKLAVTAEPAPAAPKAGAMAETQKQVTAALADLAPVKAPPAVTDTGPRFDVARVDDHGEAAVIAGQATPGAKVELLRDGQPLDTVVADASGQFVMTPPKLPSGSYELTLRAKAPDGTVTQSGRTMPVTIAEAAPAPARVAPIAKQDTKQAEKPDEKSDVVASLPGPRVASAPARPRMMGAPKPRVMARAPAVTTTTTTAVASASPAEVLNTTPAEAGGNRVISRGDSLWALSRLAYGDGNRYAVIFNANRDKIHNPNLIYPGQTFVMPQKAE; encoded by the coding sequence ATGATCACCGCAATCAAGGCCTTCATTGCATTCTGTCTCTTGGCAGTGGCCGGCACCGTGCTGGTGATCGGCCCGACCGAGCTGCGCCGCCTACTGCCGGGCGGGACGAAGACCGAGGTCGCGGTCGCCGCCAAGCCGGAGGCAATGCCTGAAATCAAGCCCGAGCCAAAGGCCGAAGCGCCGAAGCTCGCCGTCACTGCGGAGCCGGCGCCCGCCGCGCCGAAGGCGGGCGCCATGGCCGAGACCCAGAAGCAGGTCACGGCTGCACTCGCCGATCTCGCACCGGTCAAGGCGCCGCCGGCGGTAACCGACACCGGGCCTCGCTTCGACGTGGCGCGCGTCGACGATCATGGCGAGGCGGCGGTGATCGCCGGCCAGGCCACACCGGGCGCGAAGGTCGAGCTGCTGCGCGACGGCCAGCCGCTCGACACCGTCGTGGCCGATGCGTCCGGCCAGTTCGTGATGACCCCGCCAAAGCTTCCCTCAGGCAGCTATGAGCTGACCCTGCGCGCCAAGGCGCCGGACGGAACGGTGACGCAGTCCGGCCGCACCATGCCGGTGACGATCGCCGAGGCAGCGCCGGCGCCGGCGCGTGTTGCACCCATCGCCAAGCAGGATACGAAGCAGGCCGAGAAGCCGGACGAGAAATCGGATGTCGTGGCGTCCCTGCCGGGACCGCGCGTTGCCTCGGCACCGGCGCGACCCAGAATGATGGGAGCGCCTAAGCCGAGGGTCATGGCGCGGGCGCCGGCGGTGACCACGACCACGACCACGGCCGTCGCGTCGGCGTCGCCCGCAGAAGTCCTCAACACGACGCCGGCAGAGGCCGGCGGCAACCGGGTGATCTCCCGCGGCGACAGTCTCTGGGCGCTGAGCCGTCTCGCCTATGGCGACGGCAACCGCTATGCGGTGATCTTCAACGCCAACCGCGACAAGATCCACAATCCCAATCTGATCTATCCCGGCCAGACTTTTGTGATGCCGCAAAAGGCGGAGTGA
- a CDS encoding winged helix-turn-helix domain-containing protein, which translates to MNIRPQDVGQGGLGALDLVQIADLTLDLRREELRDGTGARVDLRHRSFGVLRHLVMNAGRVVSKDELLAANWPGVSVTEDSLTQCISDIRRLLGESGRDLVRTVARRGYMIVLPEQTSQTVQNVSAGPTVAVWPFETDVGGDILAPLADGLTQQIVSALGRFGELRVLTRNVTRSYRDRFQSAADIGQALGVNYLVEGHLRQDGELARIDVLLSDARTGAQVWSKTFKANLAASSLLTIQDEISGQASAMIGSYWGAIGAAEYRRIQNKPSAELTPYECIVQGVLGIPTDATVLEPVAKAREALERLTRDEPRNASAWAALVLVFNSQRTWGFPSPTGEIGPISERLHLADLAVEAANRAVEIAPNDAFVRGLVARAAWMACQPDLLRIETMRAIELNPNDPQNLGPLGNLMAYAGFWDEGVALAEKGIALTAPSTPRWWWWASAKRAFAHGNYAEAFDAFRQSYVEQLWISHLHMAYTLPFLDRANEARAHVVALLRMRPGFTIREADAYYKMWCFAPSYREKMCEALRIAGLPGGELA; encoded by the coding sequence GTGAATATTCGTCCTCAAGACGTCGGACAAGGCGGCCTGGGTGCGCTGGATCTGGTCCAGATTGCCGATCTGACGCTCGATCTTCGACGCGAAGAATTGCGCGACGGCACCGGTGCGCGCGTCGATCTGCGGCATCGATCGTTCGGTGTGCTCCGGCACCTCGTGATGAACGCAGGGCGGGTCGTGTCCAAGGACGAATTGCTGGCCGCGAATTGGCCCGGCGTGAGCGTCACCGAGGATTCTCTCACCCAGTGCATCTCCGATATCCGCCGCTTGCTCGGCGAGTCCGGCCGCGACCTGGTTCGGACCGTCGCGCGCCGCGGTTACATGATCGTCTTGCCGGAGCAGACGTCTCAGACCGTGCAGAATGTTTCGGCCGGACCAACCGTTGCCGTCTGGCCGTTCGAGACCGACGTCGGCGGCGATATCCTTGCCCCGCTCGCCGATGGGCTGACGCAGCAGATCGTCTCGGCGCTGGGGCGGTTCGGCGAGTTGCGCGTGCTCACGCGGAACGTGACGAGATCCTATCGGGATCGATTTCAAAGCGCGGCCGATATCGGCCAGGCGCTCGGGGTGAATTATCTCGTCGAGGGGCATCTGCGGCAGGACGGCGAACTCGCCCGCATCGACGTGCTTCTGTCCGACGCGCGCACCGGCGCGCAGGTCTGGAGCAAGACGTTCAAGGCAAACCTCGCCGCCTCCAGCCTGCTCACGATCCAGGACGAGATATCCGGGCAGGCAAGCGCCATGATCGGCAGCTATTGGGGTGCGATCGGGGCTGCCGAATACAGGCGCATCCAGAACAAGCCGAGCGCAGAGCTGACGCCCTATGAGTGCATCGTCCAGGGCGTGCTGGGAATTCCGACCGATGCCACCGTTCTCGAGCCGGTCGCCAAGGCGCGCGAGGCGCTGGAACGCCTGACGCGCGACGAGCCGCGAAACGCGTCGGCCTGGGCGGCGCTCGTGCTCGTGTTCAACAGCCAGCGGACCTGGGGCTTTCCGTCGCCGACCGGCGAGATTGGCCCGATCTCGGAGCGACTTCATCTGGCCGACCTCGCGGTCGAGGCCGCGAACCGCGCCGTCGAGATCGCACCGAACGATGCCTTCGTGCGGGGGCTGGTCGCACGCGCCGCCTGGATGGCGTGCCAGCCCGATCTGCTGCGCATCGAGACGATGCGCGCGATCGAGCTCAATCCCAACGATCCGCAAAATCTCGGACCATTGGGCAATCTGATGGCCTATGCGGGTTTCTGGGACGAGGGCGTGGCGCTCGCCGAGAAGGGCATCGCATTGACGGCGCCCAGCACGCCCCGCTGGTGGTGGTGGGCGTCGGCAAAGCGCGCCTTTGCGCACGGGAATTACGCGGAAGCCTTTGACGCGTTCCGTCAATCCTATGTCGAGCAGCTCTGGATCAGCCATCTGCACATGGCCTATACGCTGCCATTTCTCGACCGGGCCAATGAGGCGAGGGCGCATGTCGTGGCGTTGCTGCGGATGCGGCCCGGCTTCACGATCCGAGAGGCGGACGCCTATTACAAGATGTGGTGCTTCGCACCGTCCTACCGCGAGAAGATGTGCGAGGCGCTGCGGATCGCGGGACTTCCCGGCGGGGAGCTCGCTTAA